The Desulfocurvibacter africanus subsp. africanus DSM 2603 genome contains the following window.
CTACCTTCTCCAGCGCCGCGAACTCGGACGCGCAAAGAAAGGCTCCGACCAGACTGCGAGCTTGCCTTTGGCCAAGCGACTCGCGGGGCATCGTCATTTCAGGGTGGCAGCCTTAGCCATATTGGCTACTGTCGCCGTTGTTTTTCCTTTGGTGTTCTCCACTTACCAAACCAACATCATGACCTCGACAATGTTATACGTGGTCCTCGGCCTGGGCCTGAACATCGTCGTTGGTTTAGCCGGACTGCTGGATTTGGGTTATGTCGCTTTCTATGCGGTGGGCGCCTACGCCTATGCATTGCTCAATTACCACTTCGGGCTGGGCTTCTGGACGGTGTTGCCGGTTGGCGCTCTCTTGGGCGCCTTGTTCGGCCTGATGCTCGGCTTTCCTGTTTTGCGGTTGCGCGGTGACTATCTCGCCATCGTTACCCTGGGCTTCGGTTCGATTATCCGGCTCGTGCTGGAGAACTGGAACGAATTCTCCAAAGGTCCTAGCGGCATCTCCAACATAGCGCGACCTGGCTTCTTCGGCATGAACTTTACGGTGAGCGAGTCGGTTACGTACCTCTACTATATCATGCTCGGCTTGGTGCTCGTGACCATTCTGGTGGTTAACCGTCTCAAGGAATCACGCATAGGGCGAGCCTGGATGGCCCTACGTGAAGACGAGATCGCCTGCCAAGCCATGGGCATCGACAAGATGAAGACCAAGCTCCTGGCCTTCGCCCTGGGAGCCACCTGGGCCGGCATCGCCGGAGTCGTTTTCGCCGCCAAGACCACTTTCATCAACCCGGCCAGCTTCACGTTCCTTGAATCGGCATTTATTCTTTCCATCGTTGTCTTGGGAGGCATGGGCTCCATTTTGGGCGTCATCCTGGGCGCGTTCATCCTCATCCTCTTGCCCGAATATATGCGCGCCTTCTCCGAATACCGCATGCTGCTTTTCGGCGCGATCATGGTCCTGGTCATGGTCTTCAGGCCACAAGGGCTCGTGAAGTTCCAACGCAGGCACTACGAGGTAAAGGAGACGGGAGAGTCCGAAGGCGAGCGTCCCGCCATCAAGGAAGCAGGCGAGCAGGCCTGAGCGAGCTAAGTCATGAAACCGGTTCTCGACGTACAAAAGATAAGCATGGACTTTGGCGGCCTGCGGGCGCTGAACGAAGTCGACCTGGTCATCAACCAGGGCGAGATCGTGGCCCTGATCGGCCCCAACGGCGCGGGCAAGACGACCTTTTTTAACTGCGTCACGGGCATTTACGAGCCAACCGAAGGCAGCGTGATGATCACGCCGCCTGGCAAGGAGAGTAAGCGTATCAATGGCCTAAAGCCCAATCAGGTCACTGAGTTGGGGATGGCGCGCACTTTCCAGAACATTCGGCTCTTCCCTTCCATGACAGTGCTGGAAAATGTCATGATCGGCCGGCATTGCCGCACCAAGACCTCGGTTTTTGGCGCGGTGCTGCGCACGCCACGCGCCCGCCGCGAGGAGGAAGAGGTGGTGGACCGCAGTTACGCGCTGCTCAAGCGCGTGGGGTTGGGCAAGTACTATAGTGAGTTGTCCAGCAATTTGCCTTATGGCGCTCAACGCAGGTTGGAAATCGCTCGGGCTATGGCCACGGATCCTTTCCTGCTCCTGCTGGATGAGCCCGCCGCAGGCATGAACCCTCATGAAACCGAGGACCTTAAGCGTCTGGTTGTGCGTATTCGCGAGGAGGATAAACTGTCCATCCTGCTTATCGAGCATGACATGAAGATGGTCATGAGCCTGTCTGACCGCATCTATGTCATGGAATACGGCAAGAAGATCGCCGAGGGCACGCCCAAGGAAGTTCGCGCCAACCCACGGGTCATCCAGGCCTACCTC
Protein-coding sequences here:
- a CDS encoding ABC transporter permease subunit, yielding MHGLKKSLIISAWFMFLTFPLMVIRVNTIYKTIEWRWMNLLWVGLGAFILSFVWRYLLQRRELGRAKKGSDQTASLPLAKRLAGHRHFRVAALAILATVAVVFPLVFSTYQTNIMTSTMLYVVLGLGLNIVVGLAGLLDLGYVAFYAVGAYAYALLNYHFGLGFWTVLPVGALLGALFGLMLGFPVLRLRGDYLAIVTLGFGSIIRLVLENWNEFSKGPSGISNIARPGFFGMNFTVSESVTYLYYIMLGLVLVTILVVNRLKESRIGRAWMALREDEIACQAMGIDKMKTKLLAFALGATWAGIAGVVFAAKTTFINPASFTFLESAFILSIVVLGGMGSILGVILGAFILILLPEYMRAFSEYRMLLFGAIMVLVMVFRPQGLVKFQRRHYEVKETGESEGERPAIKEAGEQA
- a CDS encoding ABC transporter ATP-binding protein, translating into MKPVLDVQKISMDFGGLRALNEVDLVINQGEIVALIGPNGAGKTTFFNCVTGIYEPTEGSVMITPPGKESKRINGLKPNQVTELGMARTFQNIRLFPSMTVLENVMIGRHCRTKTSVFGAVLRTPRARREEEEVVDRSYALLKRVGLGKYYSELSSNLPYGAQRRLEIARAMATDPFLLLLDEPAAGMNPHETEDLKRLVVRIREEDKLSILLIEHDMKMVMSLSDRIYVMEYGKKIAEGTPKEVRANPRVIQAYLGEEENA